Proteins encoded in a region of the Diospyros lotus cultivar Yz01 chromosome 9, ASM1463336v1, whole genome shotgun sequence genome:
- the LOC127810675 gene encoding quinolinate phosphoribosyltransferase [decarboxylating] 1a, protein MFGVLSASAFVSSHLSTASRLVVKMSAAGTTKPQISLDHIAVKPPSHPTYDLKGIIKLALTEDAGDRGDVTCMATIPAEMEVEAHFLAKEDGVIAGIALAEMVFSEVDPLLKVEWSRKDGDCVQKGLQFGKVHGRAHNIVVAERVVLNFMQRMSGIATLTKAMADAACPAYILETRKTAPGLRVVDKWAVLIGGGQNHRMGLFDMVMIKDNHISTAGGVKNALRSVDLYLEENNLCMPVEVETRTLEEVHEVLQYASQNKTYLTRIMLDNMTVPQPNGDVDVSMLKDAVDLINGRFDTEASGNVTLETVHKIGQTGVTYISSGALTHSVRALDISLKIDTELALEVGRRTKRA, encoded by the exons ATGTTTGGGGTCCTTTCAGCCTCTGCATTTGTTTCATCACATTTATCTACAGCGTCAAG ATTGGTTGTTAAAATGTCAGCTGCTGGAACCACCAAACCTCAAATATCACTTGACCATATAGCTGTGAAGCCTCCTTCTCACCCTACTTATGATTTGAAGGGCATAATCAAGCTTGCCCTTACTGAAGATGCTGGAGATCGAG GGGATGTGACCTGTATGGCTACTATTCCAGCTGAAATGGAAGTGGAAGCCCATTTCTTGGCGAAGGAGGATGGGGTTATTGCTGGTATTGCACTGGCAGAGATGGTATTCAGTGAGGTTGATCCTCTGTTAAAG GTAGAGTGGTCAAGAAAAGATGGCGATTGTGTTCAGAAAGGACTGCAGTTCGGAAAAGTGCATG GGCGGGCGCACAACATTGTTGTAGCTGAGAGAGTTGTTCTTAATTTTATGCAAAGGATGAGTGGAATAGCTACTCTAACTAAG GCAATGGCTGACGCTGCATGCCCTGCATACATTTTGGAAACAAGGAAAACAGCTCCAGGTTTACGTGTGGTGGATAAGTGGGCG GTGTTAATAGGTGGAGGGCAGAATCATAGGATGGGTTTATTCGATATGGTGATGATAAAGGATAATCATATTTCAACTGCCGGAGGTGTCAAAAATGCTCTCAGATCTGTGGACCTGTACTTAGAGGAAAATAATCTTTGTATGCCGGTTGAG GTTGAAACCAGGACGCTTGAGGAAGTACATGAAGTATTACAATATGCATCTCAAAATAAAACGTACCTGACTAGGATAATGCTGGATAATATGACTGTTCCACAACCAAATGGAGATGTTGACGTGTCAATGCTTAAAGATGCCGTGGACCTGATTAATGGAAGATTTGACACTGAG GCATCTGGAAATGTTACCCTCGAAACAGTGCATAAAATTGGACAAACTGGGGTCACCTACATCTCAAG CGGTGCACTGACACATTCTGTAAGGGCACTCGACATTTCCCTGAAAATCGATACAGAGCTCGCGCTTGAGGTGGGAAGGCGCACGAAACGGGCTTGA
- the LOC127809670 gene encoding putative 1-phosphatidylinositol-3-phosphate 5-kinase FAB1C, with the protein MGIPDRSLPDLIEKFRSWISWGTSDLASFPCEFEMPDNHLKMCYECELSFTDTLLGYDCRSCGRMLCANCVQGYGSLYVMSGDRNSRVVDIEACKFCSEISTRNEGPRRYSDKIYPADSPRHSPEPPSPCCSGERLDGYSLHDVNRCSSTSLTGYPAPVSVLCSLSRSDEEETEDSARTIFSPSSEYGNDTLDIDSSSISTRQEFYCFKSVGSSPSDSPSRIHITSKRVGHSVQKEQGETPRHQNDGPFDQVSIAVLRRPERGIEDPENSDDCTDDLSIFRGQCETMQKPLDFEQNGLLWFPPPPEDEDDEAESNFFAYDDEDDEIGDSGVVFSSSSSLASSFPAKEKHNEGQKEPLKAVVQGHFRALVSQLLQGEGITLDKETSTDDWLDIVTTIAWQAANFVRPDTSRGGSMDPGDYVKVKCIASGSPRESTLVRGVVCTKNIKHKRMTSQYKNPRLLLLGGALEYQRVPNQLSSFDTLLQQEIDHLKMIVSRIEAHRPNVLLVEKSVSSYAQEYLLEKEISLVLNVKRPLLERIARCTGAVITPSIDNISKAQLGQCELFRLERVSEELEKANQFNKRPSKTLMFFEGCPRRLGCTVLLRGSCREELKKVKHVVQYAVFAAYHLSLETSFLADEGASLPKLRMTPSLATPERAADNAIPLVPNAVSSINDKEIDDDQEINEVSASCSLDIRAQELSSEHLNPSCGSFPTCRPGSVSFDACNDNLASNMPLEDIKDTREFSSEIRSHTKQELLETTGQEERKSREVYELKGPERVDENDASSEYYSATDGHQSILVSFSSRCVLNGNVCERSRLLRIKFYGSFDKPLGRYLRDDLFNQKSICQSCKETVEAHVLCYTHQQGNLTINVRRLPSMKLPGERDGRIWMWHRCLKCAQIGGVPPVTRRVVMSDAAWGLSFGKFLELSFSNHATANRVASCGHSLQKDCLRYYGFGDMVAFFQYSPIEILSVHLPLSVLEFNGHVQQDWIRKEAEELLSKTEAVYAELSVVLDSFEQKSRSLGHEKPDAGDLHDQIMELKDLLIKESSDYKDLLQPSHEETSPLDQTSVDILELNRLRRSLVIGSHVWDRRLYSLDSLLKTSEFTSNVTLDATSHIELKAPRSQDISLNCGHEENVSESSKLQVLPKNTTQSKQKDEPNLSPSEPIVPEDSIPTSCQHYKQEDLQLDGEISGVKTSLDCAPLPASNLSDKIDSAWTGTDQFQLEAQFLNILQTDGRQVGSVRHAGQTDNPSFRRLVSPARVYSFDSALRLQERIRKGLPPSSLHLSAVRSFHASGEYRSMVRDPVSNVHRTNSQISPKEAQKFNLLVNSTPSFILPAGARLLLPHTGQSNLVIAVYDNEPTSIISYALSSKEYEEWIADRPNMHERSWTIDINRVNSAAPTFSAWPSSGSLDLDHANYGGYGSEDASSTISALFTEPKNSPHLKISFEDDSSNAAGKVKFSVTCYFAKQFDALRKKWCPNEVDFVRSLSRCKRWSAQGGKSNVYFAKSLDERFIIKQVQKTELESFEEFAPEYFKYLTDSFSTGSPTCLAKVLGIYQVTVKHLKGGREIKMELMVMENLFFKRSISRVYDLKGSARSRYNADTTGRNNVLLDMNLLETLRTKPIFLGRKAKRSLERAVWNDSSFLASVDVMDYSLLVGVDDERKELVIGIIDFMRQYTWDKHLETWVKTSGILLGGPKNASPTIISPNLYKRRFRKAMTTYFLTVPDQWSS; encoded by the exons ATGGGAATACCTGATAGGTCACTACCAGATTTGATAGAGAAATTTAGGTCTTGGATTTCCTGGGGAACAAGTGATCTGGCTTCTTTTCCCTGTGAATTTGAGATGCCCGATAACCATCTCAAAATGTGTTACGAGTGCGAACTGAGCTTCACGGACACTTTGCTTGGGTATGATTGTAGAAGCTGCGGCAGGATGCTGTGTGCAAATTGTGTGCAGGGCTATGGTTCTTTGTATGTGATGTCAGGGGACAGAAACAGCAGAGTGGTTGATATCGAGGCTTGTAAGTTTTGTTCTGAGATCAGTACAAGGAATGAAGGGCCAAGAAGGTATAGTGACAAGATCTATCCTGCGGACTCTCCCCGACATAGCCCTGAACCTCCTTCACCGTGCTGCAGTGGTGAAAGACTGGATGGTTATTCGTTGCATGATGTGAATCGATGTAGTAGTACTTCATTAACTGGCTATCCAGCTCCGGTCTCTGTCCTTTGCTCTCTAAGCAG GAGTGATGAAGAAGAGACTGAGGATTCTGCAAGGACCATTTTCAGCCCATCAAGTGAATACGGTAATGACACTTTGGATATAGATTCAAGTAGCATTAGCACTAGACAGGAGTTTTACTGCTTTAAGTCAGTTGGATCTAGTCCTTCTGACAGCCCCTCTAGGATTCATATTACTTCCAAAAGAGTTGGGCATTCTGTACAGAAGGAGCAAGGGGAAACCCCAAGGCATCAGAATGATGGTCCCTTTGATCAAGTCTCAATTGCTGTTTTAAGAAGGCCAGAGAGAGGGATTGAGGATCCAGAAAATTCTGATGATTGTACTGATGATTTGTCTATATTCCGGGGCCAATGTGAGACAATGCAAAAACCATTGGATTTTGAACAAAATGGTCTACTGTGGTTTCCTCCACCAcctgaagatgaagatgatgaggcTGAAAGCAATTTCTTTGCATATGATGACGAAGATGATGAGATTGGAGATTCAGGTGTGGTTTTTTCATCCAGTAGTAGCCTTGCTAGTTCTTTTCCAGCAAAGGAGAAGCATAATGAAGGGCAGAAAGAACCTCTAAAAGCTGTGGTGCAGGGGCACTTTCGGGCCCTTGTGTCGCAGCTTTTACAAGGGGAAGGTATCACGTTGGACAAGGAAACTAGCACGGATGACTGGCTGGATATTGTTACAACAATAGCATGGCAGGCAGCTAATTTTGTTAGACCTGATACTAGCAGAGGAGGCAGTATGGATCCCGGTGATTATGTAAAGGTTAAGTGTATAGCATCAGGAAGTCCTAGAGAGAG CACACTTGTTAGAGGAGTAGTCTGTACAAAGAATATTAAGCACAAGCGCATGACTTCACAATATAAAAACCCTAGATTACTTCTTTTAGGAGGAGCACTTGAGTACCAGAGAGTCCCTAATCAGTTGTCATCTTTTGATACCTTACTTCAACAG GAAATTGATCATCTGAAGATGATTGTGTCAAGGATAGAGGCGCACCGCCCAAATGTGCTGCTTGTAGAAAAAAGCGTATCTTCATATGCCCAAGAGTATCTGCTGGAAAAGGAGATCTCTTTAGTGTTGAATGTTAAAAGGCCATTATTGGAACGCATAGCCAGGTGTACTGGTGCGGTCATAACCCCGTCAATCGATAATATATCTAAAGCACAATTGGGACAATGTGAACTCTTCCGTCTGGAAAGAGTTTCTGAAGAACTTGAGAAAGCCAACCAATTCAATAAGAGGCCCTCAAAAACATTGATGTTTTTTGAAGGCTGCCCCAGACGGTTAGGTTGCACG GTATTGCTGAGGGGCTCATGTCGTGAGGAACTGAAGAAGGTCAAACATGTTGTTCAGTATGCAGTTTTTGCAGCCTATCATTTATCACTGGAAACTTCTTTTCTTGCTGATGAGGGTGCTAGTCTTCCTAAATTGAGAATGACGCCTTCTTTAGCCACGCCGGAGAGAGCAGCTGATAATGCCATTCCACTTGTACCAAATGCTGTTTCTTCTATTAACGACAAAGAAATAGATGATGACCAAGAAATTAATGAAGTATCTGCATCTTGCAGTTTGGACATTAGAGCTCAAGAACTATCATCTGAGCATCTTAATCCTTCTTGTGGTTCTTTTCCTACTTGTAGGCCTGGATCTGTATCCTTTGATGCATGCAATGATAATTTAGCATCTAATATGCCCCTTGAGGATATAAAGGACACCCGTGAGTTTTCTTCTGAGATTAGATCTCATACCAAGCAGGAATTGTTGGAAACCACTGGCCAAGAGGAGAGGAAATCAAGGGAAGTTTATGAACTGAAAGGGCCTGAAAGAGTTGATGAAAATGATGCCTCGAGTGAATATTATTCAGCAACGGATGGTCATCAGAGCATACTGGTATCCTTTTCTAGCCGGTGTGTGCTAAATGGAAATGTATGTGAACGCTCTCGACTCCTCCGCATCAAGTTTTATGGATCTTTTGATAAGCCGTTAGGAAGATATCTTCGAGATGATCTCTTTAATCAG AAATCTATCTGTCAATCTTGTAAAGAGACAGTTGAAGCCCATGTTCTTTGCTATACACACCAGCAGGGAAATCTTACTATAAATGTTAGGCGTCTTCCCTCCATGAAGCTACCTGGGGAGCGTGATGGAAGGATATGGATGTGGCACCGATGCCTTAAGTGTGCACAGATTGGTGGAGTTCCACCAGTCACTCGGAGAGTGGTCATGTCAGATGCTGCTTGGGGACTTTCCTTTGGGAAGTTTTTGGAACTTAGTTTTTCAAACCATGCAACTGCTAATCGTGTTGCAAGCTGTGGGCATTCTCTGCAGAAGGACTGTCTCCGTTATTATGG GTTTGGGGATATGGTTGCATTCTTCCAGTATTCCCCAATTGAAATTCTCTCTGTCCATTTGCCCCTATCAGTGCTCGAGTTCAATGGCCATGTACAGCaggattggataagaaaagaggCTGAAGAG CTTCTGAGTAAAACTGAAGCTGTGTATGCAGAGTTATCAGTTGTACTGGACAGCTTTGAACAGAAAAGCAGGTCCTTGGGACATGAAAAGCCTGATGCAGGGGACTTACATGACCAGATCATGGAGTTAAAGGACTTGCTTATAAAAGAGAGTAGTGATTACAAG GATTTGCTTCAACCATCTCATGAAGAGACTTCACCACTGGACCAGACATCAGTAGACATTCTTGAGCTTAATCGCTTGAGACGTTCCCTTGTAATTGGGTCACATGTTTGGGATCGCCGTCTCTATTCCTTGGATTCCCTTCTCAAGACAAGTGAGTTTACTTCCAATGTCACCCTAGATGCTACATCTCATATTGAGCTGAAAGCTCCAAGATCTCAGGACATCAGTCTTAATTGTGGTCATGAAGAAAATGTGTCAGAGTCTTCAAAACTACAAGTTTTGCCCAAGAATACTACACAATCAAAGCAGAAAGATGAGCCTAACTTGTCCCCATCTGAGCCCATTGTTCCCGAGGACTCCATACCAACATCGTGCCAGCATTACAAACAAGAAGACCTACAGTTGGATGGAGAAATTTCAGGTGTTAAAACATCCTTAGATTGTGCCCCCTTGCCTGCATCCAATCTGTCGGATAAGATAGATTCTGCATGGACTGGTACTGATCAATTTCAATTGGAAGCTCAGTTTCTTAATATTCTGCAGACAGATGGACGTCAGGTTGGTTCTGTTAGGCATGCAGGCCAAACAGATAATCCATCCTTCAGGAGGCTGGTGTCACCAGCCAGAGTTTATTCTTTTGATTCTGCATTGAGACTTCAAGAAAGAATTAGGAAAGGATTGCCCCCCTCCTCACTGCATTTGTCAGCAGTTAGATCTTTCCATGCTTCTGGAGAATACAGGAGTATGGTTCGGGATCCAGTTTCTAATGTGCACAGGACTAACTCTCAAATTTCGCCAAAGGAGGCCCAGAAATTTAATCTCTTAGTGAATTCCACACCATCTTTTATCTTGCCTGCAGGGGCACGGTTACTGCTTCCACATACTGGCCAAAGTAATTTGGTTATTGCTGTTTATGATAATGAACCTACTAGCATAATATCTTACGCCCTCAGTTCCAAGGAATATGAGGAGTGGATTGCTGATAGGCCTAATATGCATGAAAGAAGCTGGACGATTGACATCAATAGAGTAAATTCTGCAGCTCCCACATTTTCAGCCTGGCCATCTTCTGGTTCACTGGACTTGGATCATGCCAACTATGGAGGTTATGGATCTGAAGATGCTTCATCCACTATCAGTGCTCTGTTTACAGAACCTAAGAATTCTCCTCatcttaaaatttcttttgaagATGATTCTTCAAATGCTGCAGGCAAGGTGAAGTTTTCTGTTACCTGTTATTTTGCAAAGCAGTTTGATGCTCTTAGGAAGAAATGGTGCCCAAATGAAGTGGATTTCGTACGTTCCTTGAGCCGCTGCAAGAGATGGAGCGCACAAGGTGGAAAGAGCAATGTGTACTTTGCGAAATCTTTGGATGAAAGGTTCATTATAAAACAAGTCCAGAAAACTGAATTGGAATCGTTTGAGGAATTTGCACCAGAGTACTTTAAGTATTTGACAGATTCCTTTAGCACGGGAAGTCCAACATGCCTTGCTAAAGTGCTTGGAATTTATCAG GTTACTGTCAAGCACTTGAAAGGTGGCAGGGAAATTAAAATGGAACTGATGGTGATGGAGAATCTCTTTTTCAAAAGAAGTATCTCAAGGGTCTATGATCTGAAGGGTTCTGCAAGATCTCGATATAATGCAGATACAACAGGGAGGAACAATGTACTGCTAGATATGAATCTTTTAGAGACACTGCGTACAAAACCCATATTCCTCGGAAGGAAGGCAAAGAGAAGTCTAGAGCGTGCTGTTTGGAATGACTCATCTTTCCTAGCG TCGGTTGACGTAATGGATTATTCGTTGCTGGTCGGGGTGGATGATGAGCGGAAGGAGCTGGTGATCGGGATAATTGATTTCATGAGACAATACACTTGGGACAAGCATTTGGAGACGTGGGTGAAGACATCTGGCATACTACTAGGCGGGCCAAAGAACGCTTCTCCCACCATCATCTCTCCGAATCTATACAAGAGAAGGTTCCGAAAGGCCATGACCACCTATTTTCTCACGGTCCCGGATCAATGGTCGTCATGA